From Coffea arabica cultivar ET-39 chromosome 2e, Coffea Arabica ET-39 HiFi, whole genome shotgun sequence, the proteins below share one genomic window:
- the LOC113732957 gene encoding lon protease homolog 1, mitochondrial-like, which yields MLKAVASTCLQSRFHVATTAFYPYLRHASESNSPLLRVLDSLKGPNYSNRRGPYFFRRFFCSDSSEDSAESGAEARRVETDGEDADSKSTAAIVPTVFKPEDCLTVLALPLPHRPLFPGFYMPIYVKDPKLLAALVESRKRQAPFAGAFLVKDEPGTDPAIVSPSDAEKNIYELKGKELLGRLHEVGTLAQITSIQGDQVVLIGHRRIRITELVDEDPLTVKIDHLKEKPYDRDDDVMKATSFEVISTLKDVLKTSSLWRDHVQTYTQHIGDFNYPRLADFGAAISGANKFQCQEVLDELDVYKRLKLSLELLKKELEISKIQEAIAKAIEEKISGEQRRYLLNEQLKAIKKELGLETDDKTALSAKFRERLEPKKDKCPPHVLQVIEEELTKLQLLEASSSEFNVTRNYLDWLTALPWGIYSDENFDILRAQEILDEDHYGLTDVKERILEFIAVGKLRGTSQGKIICLSGPPGVGKTSIGRSIARALNRKFYRFSVGGLSDVAEIKGHRRTYIGAMPGKMVQCLKNVGTANPLVLIDEIDKLGRGHAGDPASAMLELLDPEQNANFLDHYLDVPIDLSKVLFVCTANVVDTIPNPLLDRMEIISIAGYITDEKMHIARGYLEKHTREACGIKPEEVEVTDAALLYLIENYCREAGVRNLQKQIEKIYRKIALKLVRRRAQNNPPATEVEDGQSVELTAESHGILTETSTGEGAQDGAVSVEPSNIEKASETSVEETKSLDPTTDLIEKSPDQAATTEVILESDESKSNEIETVDKVLVDTNNLMDFVGKPVFHAERIYEQTPVGVVMGLAWTAMGGSTLYIETTLVEQGEGKGALHVTGQLGDVMKESSQIAHTLARAILLEKDPANPFFANSKLHLHVPAGATPKDGPSAGCTMITSLLSLAMNKPVQKDLAMTGEVTLTGKILPIGGVKEKTIAARRSEVKTIIFPSANRRDFDELADNVKEGLEVHFVDDYSQVYDLAFSYDEKREE from the exons ATGTTGAAGGCCGTAGCGTCAACATGTTTACAGTCCCGTTTCCATGTGGCAACGACGGCGTTTTACCCCTACCTCCGCCATGCTTCCGAGTCGAACTCCCCATTGCTCAGAGTTCTGGACTCACTTAAGGGGCCCAATTACTCAAATAGAAGAGGCCCATATTTTTTCCGGCGATTCTTCTGCTCAGACTCCAGTGAAGATTCTGCCGAATCCGGGGCTGAAGCTAGACGGGTTGAAACGGATGGAGAAGATGCTGATTCTAAGTCCACTGCAGCAATTGTACCCACTGTCTTCAAACCTGAAGATTGCCTAACG GTTCTAGCACTCCCATTGCCTCATAGGCCATTATTTCCTGGATTTTATATGCCAATTTATGTAAAG GATCCCAAATTATTGGCTGCATTGGTTGAAAGTCGAAAGAGACAGGCCCCTTTTGCTGGTGCTTTTCTTGTTAAAGATGAACCAGGAACAGACCCTGCTATTGTTTCTCCATCTGATGCAGAGAAGAACATATATGAACTTAAAGGAAAAGAGTTGTTAGGACGCCTTCATGAAGTAGGCACGCTAGCTCAG ATTACAAGTATCCAAGGTGATCAGGTTGTTTTAATTGGTCATAGACGAATTCGAATTACAGAGTTG GTTGATGAAGATCCCCTTACAGTGAAAATTGATCATCTCAAG GAAAAACCTTATGACAGAGATGATGATGTAATGAAGGCAACATCATTTGAAGTCATTTCAACCCTGAAAGATGTCCTGAAAACAAGTTCCCTTTGGCGAGATCATGTCCAAACCTACACTCAG CATATAGGAGATTTCAATTATCCTAGGTTAGCAGATTTTGGAGCAGCAATATCGGGTGCAAATAAATTTCAATGCCAAGAAGTTCTTGACGAGCTGGAT GTGTACAAACGACTTAAGCTTAGTCTGGAACTATTGAAGAAAGAATTAGAGATCAGTAAAATCCAG GAAGCAATTGCCAAAGCAATTGAGGAAAAGATAAGCGGGGAGCAGCGCCGCTATTTATTGAATGAGCAGCTTAAGGCCATAAAGAAG GAACTGGGATTGGAAACTGATGACAAAACAGCTCTTTCTg CAAAGTTCAGGGAAAGACTTGAGCCAAAAAAGGATAAATGCCCGCCTCATGTATTGCAAGTCATTGAAGAAGAACTGACAAAGCTGCAGTTGCTAGAGGCTAGTTCTAGTGAATTTAATGTTACACGTAATTATCTAGATTGGTTGACTGCACTGCCTTGGGGAATTTACAG CGATGAGAACTTTGACATTTTACGGGCTCAAGAAATTCTTGATGAGGACCACTATGGTTTAACTGATGTTAAAGAAAGGATATTGGAATTTATAGCTGTGGGAAAACTCAGAGGAACTTCACAAG GAAAAATCATCTGCCTCTCGGGTCCTCCTGGAGTTGGGAAGACGAGTATTGGCCGTTCAATTGCACGTGCATTGAACCGTAAGTTCTACCGGTTTTCAGTAGGAGGTTTGTCTGATGTTGCTGAAATAAAG GGGCACCGTCGAACCTATATTGGTGCCATGCCAGGGAAGATGGTGCAATGTCTGAAGAATGTAGGAACCGCTAATCCTCTTGTCTTAATCGATGAGATTGACAAG TTGGGAAGGGGACATGCAGGTGATCCAGCAAGTGCTATGTTAGAGCTTCTTGATCCCGAGCAGAATGCTAATTTTCTAGATCACTACCTTGATGTTCCAATTGATTTGTCAAAG GTTTTGTTCGTCTGTACAGCGAATGTGGTGGATACAATACCCAATCCTCTTTTGGACAGAATGGAGATAATTTCCATTGCTGGTTATATTACTGATGAGAAAATGCACATTGCTAGGGGCTATTTGGAGAAACATACTCGTGAAGCATGTGGCATCAAGCCTGAAGAG GTTGAGGTTACCGATGCTGCTCTTCTATATTTGATAGAAAATTATTGTAGAGAAGCAGGAGTTAGGAATCTTCAAAAGCAGATTGAGAAGATATATCGCAAG ATTGCTCTAAAACTTGTGCGGAGGAGAGCACAAAATAATCCTCCAGCCACAGAAGTTGAGGATGGTCAATCTGTTGAGCTAACGGCAGAATCTCATGGTATCTTGACCGAAACCTCAACTGGAGAAGGGGCACAAGATGGAGCAGTATCTGTTGAACCAAGCAATATTGAAAAGGCTTCTGAAACCTCCGTAGAAGAAACAAAGTCACTGGATCCCACAACTGACCTCATAGAGAAGTCTCCAGATCAAGCAGCAACTACAGAG GTCATTCTTGAAAGTGACGAGAGTAAGAGTAACGAGATTGAAACAGTGGATAAGGTGTTGGTTGACAcgaataatttaatggattttgTCGGCAAGCCTGTCTTTCATGCAGAGCGCATATACGAACAGACCCCAGTTGGTGTTGTTATGGGTCTTGCTTGGACAGCTATGGGTGGATCAACATTATACATCGAAACAACTCTTGTAGAGCAAGGTGAAGGGAAAGGTGCACTCCACGTTACAGGACAACTTGGAGATGTCATGAAAGAAAGTTCCCAGATTGCTCACACTCTCGCAAGAGCAATATTGCTTGAGAAGGATCCTGCAAATCCCTTCTTTGCTAACTCCAAGCTTCATCTTCATGTTCCTGCTGGTGCTACCCCGAAGGATGGTCCAAGTGCTGGTTGCACCATGATCACATCCTTGTTATCTCTTGCCATGAACAAACCTGTCCAGAAGGACCTGGCGATGACTGGAGAAGTAACACTAACTGGGAAAATCCTCCCGATTGGAGGGGTCAAGGAGAAGACAATTGCTGCAAGACGGAGTGAGGTGAAGACAATCATTTTCCCTTCAGCTAACAGGAGAGATTTTGATGAGCTTGCGGATAACGTGAAGGAAGGCCTGGAGGTCCATTTTGTAGATGATTATAGTCAagtgtatgatttggctttcaGTTACGACGAGAAGAGGGAAGAATAA
- the LOC113732958 gene encoding uncharacterized protein, which produces MNRLRHPRLAAPPLLRLKLPQSVHGCHTCQTPTHPSLPLSDPSFKSKIVELITNQHWSELKPLLKPTTPSNFLQQLFDHNFPSHSILTFFRWSQHGFQVSHSLQHLCKLIALLANDKKYAKIRSLLHFSVKKTPPFSVSSFFHTLVTCSDDFCANSIITDMLILALVNNKKLDLAVDGFRRAGDYGFKLSVISCNPMLGELVKNGKVGTMEFVFRQITKRRVDVNLITFNVVINGFCKAGKLNKAGDVVEDMKVLGIMPNVVTYNTLIDGFCKKGGAGKMYKADALLKEMVEKGVFPNKITYNVLIDGFCKADNVVAALKLFKEMKEQQITPSISTYNSLINGLCGEGKIDEALGLRDEMVGLGFEPNIRTYNVILNGFCKNKMLEEAKEMFDDIVKKGVEVNALTFNTLIDAYCEAGNMDKAIALHQLMLTQKVCPSVATYNSLIGGYFQEGNLGAANKLLEEMEEKGLRTDLVTYNIRIDELCKRGESRKAVRLLDEIFEKGLIPSHITYNTLMAGYCREGNPTAALVVRRRMEKEGKHPNVVSYNVLIKGFCQKGKLEEANSYLNEMLEKGLVPNRMTYEIIREEMMEKGFVPDIDGHLYTDSVSV; this is translated from the coding sequence ATGAATCGGCTCCGCCATCCCCGCCTTGCTGCACCACCACTCCTCCGCCTCAAACTTCCTCAATCCGTCCACGGCTGCCACACCTGTCAAACCCCAACACACCCTTCTCTCCCCCTGTCTGACCCgtcattcaaatccaaaattgtagaACTCATCACAAACCAACACTGGTCAGAGCTTAAACCCCTGCTAAAACCCACAACTCCATCCAATTTTCTCCAACAATTATTCGACCACAACTTCCCTTCACATTCCATTCTCACCTTCTTTAGATGGTCCCAACATGGTTTCCAGGTTTCCCATTCTTTACAACATTTATGCAAGTTAATAGCTTTACtagcaaatgataaaaaatacGCAAAAATCCGATCTTTATTGCATTTTTCTGTTAAAAAAACACCACCTTTTTCGGTTTCTTCGTTTTTTCACACACTAGTGACTTGTAGTGATGATTTTTGTGCtaattctattattactgaTATGCTGATACTAGCTTTagtgaataataaaaaattggatTTAGCTGTAGATGGGTTTAGGAGGGCTGGAGATTACGGGTTTAAGTTATCTGTGATTTCGTGTAATCCAATGTTAGGAGAGTTGGTGAAGAATGGAAAAGTTGGAACCATGGAGTTTGTGTTTAGGCAGATAACTAAGAGGAGAGTTGATGTTAATTTGATTACTTTTAATGTGGTGATCAATGGTTTTTGTAAGGCTGGAAAGTTGAATAAGGCAGGTGATGTCGTGGAGGATATGAAGGTTCTGGGGATTATGCCTAATGTGGTTACTTATAATACTTTGATTGATGGATTTTGTAAGAAAGGTGGGGCTGGTAAAATGTATAAAGCTGACGCACTTTTGAAGGAGATGGTGGAGAAGGGCGTATTCCCAAACAAAATTACATATAATGTGCTGATTGATGGGTTCTGTAAGGCTGATAATGTGGTTGCTGCATTAAAGCTTTTTAAAGAGATGAAAGAGCAACAGATAACACCAAGCATATCAACTTATAATTCGTTGATTAATGGTCTTTGTGGTGAAGGGAaaattgatgaagctcttggtcTGCGAGATGAAATGGTTGGATTAGGTTTTGAGCCAAATATAAGGACTTATAATGTAATCCTAAATGGATTTTGTAAGAATAAAATGCTAGAGGAagctaaagagatgtttgaTGATATTGTGAAGAAAGGCGTCGAAGTCAATGCATTGACTTTTAATACATTAATTGATGCTTATTGTGAAGCTGGAAACATGGATAAAGCTATAGCACTTCATCAATTAATGTTGACTCAAAAGGTGTGCCCTAGTGTTGCCACATACAATTCCCTTATCGGTGGTTATTTTCAAGAGGGTAACTTAGGAGCAGCTAACAAGCTTTTGGAGGAAATGGAGGAGAAGGGTTTGAGAACTGATCTTGTCACCTACAACATACGTATAGATGAACTATGCAAGAGAGGAGAATCTAGAAAAGCAGTTAGACTTCTAGATGAGATCTTTGAGAAGGGCCTAATTCCTAGTCATATTACTTATAATACTTTGATGGCTGGCTATTGTCGAGAAGGAAATCCTACTGCAGCTTTGGTAGTGAGGAGACGAATGGAAAAGGAAGGTAAGCATCCTAATGTGGTATCATACAATGTGTTGATTAAGGGATTCTGCCAGAAAGGTAAGTTGGAGGAAGCAAATTCCTATCTTAATGAGATGTTGGAGAAAGGATTGGTCCCAAATAGGATGACATATGAAATTATTAGGGAGGAAATGATGGAGAAGGGTTTTGTCCCTGACATAGATGGGCATCTCTATACTGATTCTGTTAGTGTTTAG